From Eleftheria terrae, the proteins below share one genomic window:
- a CDS encoding MATE family efflux transporter: MTSPSAATALPRPALLTLTWPLFAELLLGMAVGLTGLWLASRISDAASGAFALVNHLHAAFFILFRVVSMGVSVVITQSLGAGRRAAADETARASLAATSWMAGATATVVALSAPSLLRWMNAPAAVLPLAVPFLTTAAAALALDAYNATMASVMRAHLHARDTLINMLAMHSLHLLLCLPLMSGWGPLPALGLVGYAIAMTLSRAFGLAFHLWLWRVRLQLVPLRRDWWAVQWQRLRPVLHIGLPGAAENVAYRLALMVSIAIVARMGTAQLATHSYTMQVMYFILLFGLAVGFASEILVGHLVGAGQLHEAHRLVRKSLRMGLMVSTGIALLAALAAPWYLRLFTNDPDIIATARQLLWITVLLEPGRTFNLVVINALRATGDARFPVAAGAASMALVLAGGAWLLGVHFGLGLAGVWIAYAADEWVRGLTMAARWQLRGWVPHARATHRRLRQARLLQPASAG, translated from the coding sequence ATGACCTCTCCTTCCGCCGCGACGGCCTTGCCGCGCCCTGCTTTGCTCACACTCACCTGGCCGCTGTTCGCGGAGCTCCTGCTGGGCATGGCAGTGGGCCTGACCGGCTTGTGGCTGGCCTCGCGGATCTCCGACGCGGCCTCGGGCGCGTTCGCGCTGGTGAACCACCTGCACGCGGCCTTCTTCATCCTGTTCCGGGTGGTCAGCATGGGCGTCAGCGTGGTGATCACCCAGAGCCTGGGGGCGGGACGTCGAGCGGCGGCTGACGAAACCGCGCGCGCCTCACTGGCGGCCACTTCCTGGATGGCCGGGGCCACTGCCACGGTGGTGGCGTTGTCGGCGCCGTCGCTGCTGAGGTGGATGAACGCACCGGCTGCCGTGTTACCGCTGGCCGTGCCGTTCCTGACGACCGCCGCCGCGGCGCTGGCCCTGGACGCGTACAACGCGACGATGGCCTCCGTCATGCGGGCGCACCTGCATGCACGCGACACGCTCATCAACATGCTGGCCATGCACAGCCTGCACCTGCTGCTGTGCCTGCCGCTCATGTCAGGCTGGGGACCGTTGCCGGCGCTGGGCCTGGTGGGTTACGCAATCGCCATGACGCTCAGCCGCGCCTTCGGCCTCGCCTTTCATCTGTGGCTGTGGCGGGTGCGGCTGCAGTTGGTGCCACTGCGGCGCGACTGGTGGGCGGTGCAATGGCAGCGACTGCGGCCGGTGCTGCACATCGGCCTGCCAGGCGCCGCGGAAAACGTCGCCTACCGGCTGGCGCTGATGGTCAGCATCGCGATCGTCGCCCGCATGGGCACGGCGCAGCTGGCCACGCACAGCTACACGATGCAGGTGATGTATTTCATCCTGCTGTTCGGGCTGGCGGTGGGCTTCGCCAGCGAGATCCTGGTGGGCCACCTGGTGGGTGCAGGGCAACTGCACGAGGCCCATCGGCTGGTGCGCAAGAGCCTGCGGATGGGGCTGATGGTGTCCACCGGCATCGCCCTGCTGGCCGCGCTTGCCGCGCCCTGGTATCTGCGGCTCTTCACGAACGATCCGGACATCATCGCCACCGCCCGGCAGCTGTTGTGGATCACGGTGCTGCTGGAGCCGGGGCGCACCTTCAACCTGGTGGTCATCAACGCGCTGCGGGCCACCGGTGACGCGCGCTTCCCGGTGGCCGCCGGCGCCGCCTCGATGGCCCTGGTGCTGGCAGGTGGCGCCTGGTTGCTGGGCGTGCACTTCGGGCTGGGCCTGGCGGGCGTGTGGATCGCCTATGCCGCGGATGAATGGGTGCGCGGCCTCACGATGGCGGCGCGCTGGCAGCTGCGCGGCTGGGTACCGCATGCGCGCGCCACCCATCGGCGGCTGCGGCAAGCGCGGCTGCTGCAGCCGGCCAGCGCCGGCTGA